In Misgurnus anguillicaudatus chromosome 14, ASM2758022v2, whole genome shotgun sequence, the genomic window aGTGTCCACTACTGCTGGAACACTTGAaggttcaaatggatcgccctaagcccttgatcacatggaaagtggagaccgccccctccatcatttgaactgtgcaaagcgcgagttactgaagtgacgtcacaatcgtgttgcattgtgggatatggagctgcctgaagtgtacatatgaagtaGACTCGCTCCCTCTGTCAAAATCGAGGGCgcgagggtctgtccatacaaacttACCTCGTCCACTTGACGAAGTGGAATGCACTTCAAAAGGGCGACAGGGAATAATCAATAATATTGTTCCCTTCCTCAATCAGAATAAAAAGATCAGATTCCCTGTGGTTTGTGCTGTTCACACTGTCATGCATAAAGAGATCTGGGTCACatatagggctgggtattggcaagggacTCACGATAGGATACAGTATGTTGCATGCTGTGATACATtgaaggtgtttttaaattttctgcctTTTTTTACTCCCGCTAACTTCCGAGACATTGGCCGTATATGACAGAAACTGGACAGCAACAACTGTACACAGAGGGATTATTAAATCGTTAAAATACAGATAGTAGAGATCGAAATATCGGCACACTATCGTGGGGAAAAGTATCACAATAgttcgatatttttgcacagccctagaaAAGATCAGATTTGAACTGCAGTGTGAACGTAGCCAAACTGTTTCGCATCTTACTGGTGCAAAGATGAGAATGTGTCTCTTTATTAATAACACAATCACAATAATTAAACGGAGTAATCAACAGATATTTAGAAGCTCAATTTAAATACTGCAAATGAGTtctgtttaatttttttgcaaCACTATGCTACTTTGTAAACACCATTTGACTAAATAGGTCATGAACTGCTAAGACTGCAAGTGTGTGTTTTTGGGTTTGTGGACAGGCCCACTATCTGACGGCAGAATGAAGTGTGGTGATTAACCTGTTTGTTGAAATGATGATTAACTTAACTTACCTGGCAGAAACGGGATCAACGGTGAACACGAATCCCTCAAACCGCTGCTGATCGTGAGTCGTTACACAAACCTCCTGATTGACAAACTCCCGCCACTGCTGGGGATTCATCTCACTCcacttcatcatcatcatcaattCACACACAATTCATAAACACGCGAAGTTTTCTCCATAAAAAACGCAGCGTGTGGACGCATGACGTCATCACGCTAAACGGTCTTGATTGGGCAGCGGGTTCGGGCGCAGCATCTTGGGAAATGTAGTTTGTGTTCTCTTACTGTGCGCATGCGCGGATTAGTCTCGTCTGTCAGGTTGCTGTTGTCGACCGTTTGATAATTATTTGACAGCATGTCGCGATACGGACGACACGGAGGCGGTGAGTCCGACTAAATATCGACACAAAATGTATGTGTAAGCaaaatgtttaatttctcaGAGTTAGTGTTCGGTTATTTCAGAGTTAATCAGAGAAATGTGATGGTTTAATGCAGATGTGAGTTGTGTGTTAGCGCGAGCTGCTAACTGTAATGGCGCCCGCGATCACTCACTGCTCAAGAACAATTGACTTAACGTTACTACAGCAAACAACTAATAgtaataaatgataataaaagtCGTCAGTATTTCGTCGAAGATGGGATTGTTTGAATGTATGCGTTGTTAAAGGTTTGATTTCAGTATTAAGGTGAGTTAAGCGTCCGTTACTGTACTTGTCAGTGTTGTCTGTAAATCTGTTGTATGGATTAATGTTAGTCACGGATTTGAcggatgtatatatatatatatatcagagctgtaacttttatatatttaaatcttAAGCTTGTTATTGCCTCTAAACTCTTGAGTATAATGTTAAGCATTGGCAGGTTTCGCTCTTTGTGTCAGAAACGAAGGTGTATGTGGGTAATCTGGGCACCGGGGCCGGTAAGGGTGAGCTCGAGCGCGCGTTCAGTTATTACGGGCCTCTGAGGACCGTGTGGATCGCGCGCAATCCTCCAGGATTTGCCTTCGTGGAGTTTGAAGACCCGAGAGACGCAGAGGACGCGGTGCGTGGACTCGACGGGAAGTGAGTGACCATTACCTGCTCTTTATTATCCCTGTCAGTCATGCACGTGAACGTGTCGAGGTGCTGCTgttgttaaatacattttagagtAGGCAAGTACAGCGTAATGGAATACGGAAGTGAGTGTTGTTACCTATTCGACATTAGGATCGCATTGTTATatactataaaaaataaacctgcCTGTGTAAACCCAGATGAAGTCATTTTTACTagataatgtaaaaaacattctgtgaaaatataatcttgatatctttaatgttgactaagatcatgtcaaagattgaaatcagtgTAATGATTCAAATCAAACTTTGTTGCTCGTTATATCAGGatttgattttgagactttaggGGACGTGCACGCCAAAGCGTTTAAACGCCAGGCAGACACCGACTGTagggggttgtgcacaccaaaacttttaaacgcgcctgagaacgccgaatgccagctgtttcttcagctgagcgctttggtagctgtgatactttagctgtgagccggttggttgctgtgatacttgtcccgccgctcctccactgtgattggacagccgtgtgagaactgacattgacgagtggagcttttcacccaaagttgaatatttttcaactctcggcgctccgcgttgagcgcggaaaaaccacagagcgccggttttcagcgtgGAGGacaaccgctagctgctggcttatttgaaacacgctgagcttccattggaattaattgaaaacatgcgccggccccggacgtaaaagctttggtgtgcacgccccctaggCGTTTGCTggcttttttcagctgagcgctttggttgctttgtttatcagctGTTGAAcaatgcgccggttggttgttgtgatatttgtcccgcacTTCctgcactgtgattggacggttGAGTGAGAAATGACATTTATGAGCTGAGcgtttcactcaaagttgaactTTTTTCTGCACCTTACCTTAAcctggttttcacagacaggttcACATAGTAAAGTGTATAACATCACAGTGAGTTGTGTGTATATCAGACGGTAGTGTTCATGGATCAGAACGTTTTCAGTGGACACAGTTGAGTGTATGGTGGACACTCAGTATACCATGCTATGATGATTTGGGACGTCctcatatcaaatactattatGTGAAGTTGAAAACATGCGGcatgtttatgtttgtaaataaacaatGATTATCATTTGGTGTTTGGGTGATTCGTGTAAGAATCATTCAGGCGGTTTTTGGATTTGTTTATTGGCTCATTTGGACTTTACTGACATCATCTGAGGTTGATGTTAAACTCAAAACGGTCTTCAAGTGACTGAAGCTACTTAATTAAAAGTTCAATGTTAATATGAGGagtttataaataattattgtGATTTTTACTTGTATGTTTAATAACAGCAGTAAACGCGACTCATTCATTCATGTTTAACACACAGTTACTGGTCTGTTTCAGAGTGATTTGTGGATCTCGTGTACGCGTGGAATTATCCACAGGAATGCCTCGTCGTTCCCGCTACGATCGGCCACCGACCCGGCGTCCCTTCGACCCGAACGATCGCTGCTATGAGTGCGGTGAGAAGGGCCATTACGCTTACGACTGTCACCGTTACAGCCGTCGTCGCCGGAGCAGGTAAAGTGTGCCTGTAATATCAAGTGTTATTGTCCAGATAAAATCACATGGTTATAGTGTTCCTGATGCTGCTCAATCTCTGGCTGTCTCTTCTGTTTATGTGCTTATGGGTTTAACTTGTGTTTTTGGAGGGGGGTCGGGGTGCCGTTTGTTCTTAtttaactgatttttttttcattgttctTGGGATTTCATTTAATGACTGACCTGGTCAAAACCTTTCAGGTTTCATCGTTTGATTCAGAGAATCACGATCCTTTACGATTTCATGAGGCATCTAGCAAATTCCACGCGTTCGATCGCCTGCTATGACCGGGGCACGAGCGGCCACACCCCTTCACTGAGGCTCCTCCCGCTGCTACTTAACTATTCATAGCCCCTCCCCCAACCCAAACCAGATGAGAGCGCCAATCCGAGTAAATTCGGCTAGTGATTCGAGCCCACGGTTTTGATAAAGAACATCGAGACCTCGGCAGACCACGATAGAAAAAGCGCCTTGCACACTTCTATCAAGTCTCAATCAAGCGATTTGGCTGTCGGTATGATCATCGTTAGAAATCGAAGAGAACGACTAGATGCAGAGGTCGGCTGATGATAGATACTTCTAGATCGTCTAGATCTGCTAGACCTCGACCTGCAAAGTGTCAAGGTTTATTTCAAGTACCAATTAATGTGTCTCTCTGTGTATCATTACCATTGcctgaacacaaatgaatcgTAATGCTGTATTAGGGCTGGGTGAATAAAgggttaatatatatatatatactgtgtcAGTGAGGAAgaattatatttaatgtttttcatCAGATGCACCAATATactaaataactaactaaattTGAGTGATGAGAATTTAGCGCCTATTTGTAACCGAAGTGCAAGTCAGAGACGATGTTTAAAGACGCTCTCATACAGACGTTAGACGTGGATTAGACGGTTATCTAATGTCTTAGGAtactgtattttatatatatttaatgtgtaGCCCAGCCCTAATCTATAAAGTTAAAGTGAGGTCAGATTGTGATGATCAGTGAATAGCTGATTTCTCTCTTCTCTGTGTTTCCTCCTGCTTTCGTATCGTCGCTCTCTGGACTCAAACAGGTCTCGTTCCCGCTCACGGTCCAGATCCAGAGAACGGAGACACGGGCATTCTCACAGTCGGAGTCGAGGCAGAAGGTTTGTGCGCTGTCAGACGCTCTTCTCTTTTATTTGAATGTGGATTTTGTCAGCAGTGAATCTGTGTCTCGTGTCTCAGATCCAGGTCTTTTTCTCCTCGACGCTCTCGCTCCGGATCTCCCAGACACTCTCGATCTGTGACGCCCAAACGATCCAGGTGACTTCTGCTTGTCACCAACTTTTCATTTTGTATTCATTATCTGTTTTCTGTATTTTGATGGTGCTGTTTTCCAGTAAATGAAAACTCTGGGGCAGTTttctggacagggtttagattaaacaAACGTATCTAACAAAAATCAATACTGGTGTGcttcttgagacaaaacaatggcactgatgtattttcagatatgtcagggcaagatgtttttaaatgaagactgctcaaacatgcatgtgtgtgatgAAGACTTTGGCCTGATCATCACTGTACAGTTTTCTGCTCATAATTGATGCTCAcagttatttttgttgattttttttgtgttgacCTCTGTAGATCCAGATCACGCTCTCGCTCCGCCCCCAAGAACAGGTAACACATAAATGCACCTGGTCtgtttttattgcttttatttggATAAAATGATAATGTCTTTATTTACGTGAGGTGGTGTTATTTGGTTCTGTAGGTTGGACTCGGTCAGGAGGTCTAGATCTGGTTCTCCAGCGAGGAGGTTTGTAAAATGCATCTGGATGTGATGTTCATCTACACTGTGATGTCATCATGCGCTTGATTTTGTCGTTTTCTTGTTTCAGTCGGTCACCATCACGCAGTCCTGTCGGAAGTGAGAGGAGTCCAGTGAGAGACGATTGATCTTTATCAGATGATTTGTGTACTACGGGGattaagtttaaatgtttaatgcaGTAGAGTTAAAGTCatacattaaaatacaaacattcTGCTCTTCTATATTCTTTTGTTCTCGTCTCATCGTATGAGGGTtcttctgtaaaaaaatctctGAGTTGACTTTTAGATGAGGAAATATTAGATAGATTTTCTATTTGGTTTGTTGTGCAGTAGATGTTGATGTACGGTGCACATACACCTGCATTTGTTTGGGATTTTCTATGTgtgtattaaatattaataaaatgtgtgaGATTCATCATGTTGTTGATGATTGTGTTTCCCAcagaaaaaatgtgtttctttaTGAGGACAGTTAAGTTTTGATTGTTAACTGTGGGTTCACTTATGTCACCTCAACTCTGTGTTCACTGCTTGTAGTTCTGTTGATAAAGATTCAGCTACATCTTGTTTAACCGGTTCTAGCTTAACCTAGACTTAAACCAACAGcaggggtgtattccagaaagcagggCTAATTTACCATCAGATTAACGCTGAACTTTGGGTTGATCAACCCCAAACTTGCTACTCAGGGCatgttggttccaaaacacagttagagagttagttcaatcaacccgctgaaagtaacccagagttaacacacacacacggtaaCAACATCAAGGCATCGTCAATGGATCACAGATTTCACAAGTCACCATGGAAATGGCAGTGaacttaaaagtttttaaatgagaaataacattataaacattataaaatatttatgttttatgatCGGCTTAAAAGTGTGTGATTACAAAATAGATAAAATGAATACAAACCTATTTTACCCCATTTAAGTCCAatgtgtctcaacgaaaatacacacattttaaagccTGTACAAATAATCAGAtttatatatgattttaaatatattcattatgaTATtttcccttacaaaaattaaacatggttttactacggttaaaaccaaaaaaccatggtaacAGTAATAACAtgttaaccacaaaataaccttggttttcaaaaaccatattAACCATGGtgagtgtagtaaaaccatggttttgctaatagtaatcaatccacaaaaaaaacatggttactacaactttacaccaataaaaccatggttaattttcgtaagggttgcGTCACATAAAGtgcataaatctgtcataaggcttatttacagtttttttttttttagatatgattGTATTGTGCGTGCATAAAATGCACTATGATTATATTCACTATATTGTACTTATTTTACTTCTGCTCCTTTGGGTGACCCTGTTTAGTTTTTGGACTTTATATTGTATGACACTGTATCACcatcttttttaacatttactgaCCCTATTTTAAAGCTTCCTTACAGTccttacagattttcaataatTGTGTGTGATGCTTTTCAGTACACTACACTTAAAATGATCATTTATTTGCATTGGACAATAAGAATCTGTTGTGACAGAAGTGGAGAATAGAAAGGTTACATTAGTGCTCATAGTAACATCTTCTAATATGTCCTGTATCATCTAATATAACCAAATATCTTAATTTCCCTTTGGCTCAAAATCAGCTGCAAAAGGgccattttaaagaaaaaaaggtGAATTAGAAAAAGACCAACTATAGATCAAATGTAGAGAGGGGACTGAGGATCTGAAGTGCATGATACCTATGAAATATatctttataattttatttcattatgtacaTGATTCTTACTGATAATAGGAAATCTCTGACCACTATGCCATGTCTGTGATTCAATGATGCTTCACCTAATGATGAGAttatgagcttcaaagtttgattttaaccTGATATGATCTTAtgcagtcaatattaaagatatcatgattatattttcacagaatgtttgtAGAAGACAGTAAATCATTCAATATTAACTTTATTTGGGTTTCATACGTAAGAGTAGAGACTTGTACAGAGCCATCACATTTAAATGAGtttgtttctctttttttgaTTCAACCACTTTTATAAATTCCTATAAAAGTGTTTATATGCAAACGGTTATAACAAAGATGTTTTGAGAGATGTTTGTGACCGagccgatcatgagccccaatCACTTATATTGtgttcttttttcctactatggaggtgagtggggctcatgatcggttttgGTTGCaagcatttatcaaaatttcttcctctgtgttcatcaaaacaaagacatttattcaGGTTTGTATCAACATGACGGTGATAAAattatttgggtgaactatccctttaactgagTGTGTCTTGGGAAAATGTCATGTAAACacaaaggggtggtttcccggacagggattatcttaaatcAGGACTAGGACTTcgtttaattaggaaaaataactagttttagaaaacatgccttactaaaaacattacttttgtgcatttttatgcaaaataaagggcactgatgtattttaagatatgttagtgcaagatgttatcagtttggacagctctaacatttattttagtttaggactagtcttatccctgtctgggaaaccaccccaaaatgtGCTATACAAGACAATGTGATTACTGTTTGTTTCACtacggggcggtttcccggacagggattagactagtcctagacttaaacgcttttagagctctccaaactgaaaacaacttgtacggacatatcttaaaatacatcagtgccctttattttaccttaaaatgcacactggtaatgtttttagtaaggcatgtttgttaaaactagttatatttcctaattaaactaaggcctagtcctggattaagctaatcctggtctgggaaaccgcccccatatgtttttataaaaataacattgtaattataCTATAATACGACTGTTTAATATAATACTATATGATGTATTAGTTCTCATAAAGGAATTGGAAGAGCAcctatatacatatatataaagttaaaaaaaacatcactgCAGTAAAGTCACTATGCTGTTAAAAGTCATACATTAAAACGCAAACAAAGACTATTCTATATAGGCTACTTTTGTTCCTGCttcattataatatttatattacgagtctgttgaatgctttattctgaagGGTGAGAAATGTTTCAgaggtgttgattatttttctgtaagccgcacacctaaccttttaaataaccaccagatcaatgtttgtggtataagaggaataattgactccggttctttaaattatttgacaATAATACACAGCTGCAGTGTAACTCTGCTTCACGTGGCAAAGACCCGTCGTCAAATTATTCCTTACATCATATTTGTTCATGACGATAAGTACGTATAAATGTGCGCATTATAACTTTAAATGAAGTAAAATACCTTGTGAGATTCGtgagcagcagcagcagcaggtggcgctgttgttcagtttatgttgttgctgaaGTTTCACACAAATGTCGTTTGTTTCTTTAACAATTCATGCAAACACTTGATATATAACCCAGACATAAACCAGTCATATTCTGTGTTTCTAAGTGAAGTATGTTATTGTGTTTGTGAATGGTGCGGGggcgggattaagcagatttaaaggAAAGGtgtttgatgaacatataatacgtgCTGAGACCAGTCAGTCAAATCTGATCTCTTCATATATTATAACTGCTTCTAGATCAGATTCACAATGACAAAACAAATGGACTAACATCACTGCTAGTAGTGTGGGAAATCATCTTTATGTAAAAAGATGTcgacctgtgtgtgtgtgtgtgtgtgtgtgtgtgtgtgtgtgtgtgtgtgtgttattgagGATATAACAGCAGGTCATTATTAAACATCTCTCTTCAGTCTGTTGAATGAGCTGAACAGAGCACACAGATCTgtaatataatacacatttatgcatttctcagacacttttatccaaaatgacttacagtacCTTAAAGGCGGCGTGTATGATccctgaaagccaatgttgatatttgaaatcacctaaacaaacacgcccttaccccaataaaatctggaccttcttttgatagacccgccccacacatatgtaacccaggcaatgatgtcagttacacaccccttactgctgattggctacattGTGTTATGGTAGTAGGACTGTCACTTTTCGTTAAAAAAttgataaaagaaagaaaataaagaattccAAAAGTGCAGTAGGCGTTGCGAAAGACAGAAAATACCCAACAATTTTACGCGCCTATCAGCCGTTGCATTTActgttttgcaaagaaaataGAGGACAACGGCAATAAACCTGTGCAACACGCGAAACGAATGATAACCCCGAATAACTTGAGGAGTTTGATATGAAAGCACTTTGAGTTTTGGACTGAAAAGTGTCGTTACATTcagtaaaaaaacacacatggcCTGTTCTCAACTTAAAGTAAGTCTATTTTTGAACAGTTGTTTGAAATGGATTGAATTTTGGAGATTTTTGAATTGCCCAAATCATAAATGCAGCCGGATTGAAGcttgcagtaatgtttttcatttatgtttttcatttatgttaTGGCAGCAGTCCACCCTGCATATAGacgtttcatcggatgcacgtgcggtgacgcgattacgCATCTGGTCGGAACTTCACTtccagtttctgtttgtttaatggtctgactagttggtaaactgaactctggaactaataccttgtggaaaataacaaatatttggccttgaaaatggaaatgaaacatgaaaaatagaTTTTACAATTGATTCAATAAACACTTATGTCTTAAAAATcaaaaatgatttttcacaaaagtgacagccctatttgGTAGTCGCCCGACCCacttttttaaagagtttttcaaaaatcatgcaccctgcttTTAGGTCACAAGCTTTAGACaatttcatcggacgcacatgcgTTGCCTGGACTGAACTTCACTtctggtctctgtttgtttactggtctgactagttgctaaactgaattcttgaacaaatagatgtttgtttatgttgttactgctgaaaccgtctatacgtCAGTATATGTGTGTTACTTGAGTTCAAACCCGTGACCTTTTTTTTTTACGCTGGTAACGCACTGAACTATataagcacacacacacgtcaCTGTATTCACAATGTTTTCTTCACCGAGTTGAGTTAATGGTGGATAATGGTTTGATAGGTTTATAGTTTCAGGCTCAAGTATCTTTAAATGTTGCTGTAATTGTGATCACATGTGAAAGGAAATGTACAAACACAAGTAGTTCCTTGTTTCAGATCTATTTCGAAAGATCTGCCTGCTCATCCCATCGCTGTGTCACACGCacaagtacacacacacacacgcgcgtgcgtgtgtgtgtgtgtgaagtaaATCCTGTTTGTTGAAACCTCCCATATATAATCTACAGGGTAAAGTTAGACTATATCGATATTATAgtggtggtttcctggacagagattatCTTAAGCCAAGACTATAGGCCTTAATTTATTTAGGAAATttaactagtttgaacaaacatgccttactaaaaacattacttgtgtgcattttgagtcaaaacaaagggcactgatgtattttaagatatgtcactgtaagttgtttttagtttggacagtaGTTACAtctattttagtctaggactagtttaatccctgtccgggaaagcgcctgttaatgttttaatatattgtatgttgtGTGCATGTCATGAATAAAACCTCAGTTGTGGCAATGGTTAGTTACTAAACTGTCAGTATGTCAGCTTCCTCTGGCCGTTTCCTGTCCTTGTTTTCTTTCAGCTGTGAACGCTGGCATGTTTTGCAGATGACGAACATGAAATGAGCCTCACAGTTGTGATTCTTTAACATTCAGACTGATATTGTTTAGGTTCATCTGTGAAATATAACACTCACTCGTTTACTCTGTTAGTGTGAAGTTTGACTTCATGTGCTGATGTGTGATAGATGAGTTCATGTcacgcacatgcacacacacacacacacacacacacacacacacacacacacacacacacacacacacacacacacacacacacacacacacacacatattcacACATTTGGGTTCACATACACAAACAGGCAATACTACAGTGATTTTAATAATAGCTAATATTAACAGTTGACAAAGTCTCTTTGTCTGGACTGACGATGACGTTAATAACACAGTAAACATTCTGAAGTTGTCTGACACAGAATGTCGTGGATTTTTTCTGGAGAATCAGAGACTGTTGAGATGTAAAATTCTCGACAAAGTAATTTGTTAAAGAATTGTATCAGACAGCTTGAAACACAATACTGGTCATAGGGTGTATACACCTGCATTGGTAAAatgcagcccagtctcacac contains:
- the srsf7b gene encoding serine and arginine rich splicing factor 7b, translated to MSRYGRHGGETKVYVGNLGTGAGKGELERAFSYYGPLRTVWIARNPPGFAFVEFEDPRDAEDAVRGLDGKVICGSRVRVELSTGMPRRSRYDRPPTRRPFDPNDRCYECGEKGHYAYDCHRYSRRRRSRSRSRSRSRSRERRHGHSHSRSRGRRSRSFSPRRSRSGSPRHSRSVTPKRSRSRSRSRSAPKNRLDSVRRSRSGSPARSRSPSRSPVGSERSPVRDD